The genomic segment ATATCGGCAAGCTGGAACGGGCATTTCAGATTGATGCCCCGTTTACCGTCTCCGGCTTTTTACAGCGCATGGGACGTACCGGTCGGCGTGGTAACCCTTCGGAAATGTGGTTTGTCATGCGGGAAGACCATCCCGAAGCGCGGGCTCTGCTGCCGGAGATGATCCCGTGGTATCTTATCCAAGGGATTGCGCTCGTCCAGCTGTATATCGAAGAGCGCTTTGTGGAACCGCCGCGCACGGAAAGGCTGCCGTTTTCCCTGCTCTATCACCAAACGATGAGCACGCTTGCCTCCTGCGGTGAGATGACGCCGGGTGAGCTTGCCTCCCGCGTGCTGCCGCTTTCCGCCTTCCGCCGCATCAGCCAAGATGACTTCCGTATCTTGCTGAGACACCTTATCGAAATTGATCATATCAACCGCACGGAAAACGGCGGGTTGATTGTCGGGCTTGCCGGAGAGCGGATTGTCAACAATTATAAGTTCTACGCGGTGTTCCAAGAAAACATCGAATACACCGTGCGCTCCGGCTCCGAAGAGCTCGGTACGATTGTCAAGCCGCCGCCCGCCGGCGAGAAAATCGCGATTGCAGGCAGGGTGTGGGTGGTGGACGAGGTTGACCACCAACGCCGCGAGGTATACTGCACCCTCGTTAAAGGGAATATCCCTGCATACTTCGGCGATGTAGCGGGCGACATACACACACGCGTTTTAGAGCGGATGCACCGTGTCCTTACCGAACAAAAAAGCTACCCGTACCTGATGCGCCATGCCGTGTGCCGCCTGCAAGAAGCGCGGAACACCTTCAGCAAGGCGGGCATGGACAGCCGTCCGCTCATCCACCTCGGCGGCAATATGTGGGCGCTTTTCCCTCAGCTGGGAACATACTCCTTTATTGCGCTGGAACGCTTCCTCAAGCTCCGCTGCGGACGGCGGCTGGGACTCAAGGGATTGAGCCCGTCCCGCCCGTATTACCTGCAATTTACCATGCAGGCAAGCGAGCAAGACTTTTACCGCATTATCACCGAAGAAGCCGCACAAGACTTTGACCCGCTGGAGCTGGTATACGAAAGAGAAGTCCCCGTCTTTGACAAATACGACGAGTACGTACCGGCGGAGCTGGTGCGTAAAGGATTTGCGTTAGGGGTGCTGGATGTTGTCACTATGAAGCATCGCCTCATGTCCTTTTGAAAATATACGGCGCATCTACGCCAAAAGTGTACATCCTTGTACACTTTTGGCTACGAGTTTCGGCAAAGCCGAAACATCGCTTCTCTGACAGGATGTCAGTGGTTCCAAGCAATATCGAGTTTTTCGTATGAAAAACTCGAAGCTAAAAAATGTACATGGAGGTATATTTTTTAGCGATGGCATCCATGCCGCTACTGAAAGACCGTCCTCGACGTATCAGTACCGCCACGGATGCTGCTGGTTCCATGCAGTAACGAGTTTAGACGTAAGGCTAAACTCGCAGGTAAAAATGTACATGGTTGTACATTTTTACCGTGTCTCCGGTTGGAATTTTGTGGCGCCTTGTATCTGTACTGTCTCTTTCAAAAGGCTTACGGAACAGCCTCACTATTTTGCGGGGGGTATACACCCAACTGTCTGATGCGTTTACCCGAATCTCCTGTTTTCGTCCTCTTTAAAAAAAAGTAAAAATCCGCTATACTCGCGCGCATGGAATTAACGCAAGAGTTTATTGACGGCCTCACGGTAAACGAGGTCGACATTATGAAGAAGGTTGCGGAAGAACTGAATATCAGGATGCAGCAGGTCTCCGCAGTTATCACATTGGTCAACGAGGGATGTACCATTCCCTTTATTTCCCGGTATCGTAAAGAAATGCACGGTTCACTCGACGAGGTGCAGGTTCGGGATTCCGATAAATTGTTTAGATCGTACGTCAATTTGGAAACACGGCGGCTGGAAATTGTGCGGGGTGTATTTGCGGCGGGGAAACTGACCGAGCTGCTCTACGACAACATTATGAAGGCGTCGACTTTGACGGAACTTGAAGATATTTGGGCGCCCTTTAAAAAGAAGAAAAAGACCCGCGGTATGCTGGCTGTTGAGCGCGGTTTGCAGGGCTTAGCCGATTTAATGAAGGAATTGGAAGAAGCGGAACTGGTAAAACGGGCGGAAGCGTTTGTTAAAACCGATTGCGAAGATGAAACGCTGAATGTGCCGACGGTAGAGGATGCGCTTGCGGGAGCTGCCGATATTATTGCAGAAGAAACAGCACAGGACACCGAAAACCGGAAGGCAGTGCACGACTTCTTTATGGCAACCGGTATGTTTGAGGTAAAAGGCATCGGAGATGAAGAAGCCCAGAAAACCTCCGTGTATCAGATGTACTGGGATTATTCCGAGGCGCTCAACCAGATTAAGCCGCACCGGGTGCTTGCCATCAACCGCGGAGAGCGCGAAGGTGTTTTGGAAGTAAAAATCGATGTTGATGTAGACGAAGCGGTTGCACGAGTACAGAGCCGTTCGGTACAGCACAATAAATACCACAGCGAAGCGATTGCAGACGGGGTTGTGCGGCTGCTCAGCCCCGCAGTCCTGCGCGAAATCCGCAGCAACTTAGGCGAAGACGCCGACAACCACGGCATTACTATTTTTAGCGAAAACTTAAAACACCTCTTGATGACGCAGCCGATTAAGGGCACCCGCGTGCTCGGCGTAGACCCCGGTATCAGAACCGGAACCAAATGCGCCGCCCTCGACGAAACCGGCAAGTACCTCGGCTCCTTTGTGATTTACCAGCACAAAGCGGAGGAGGCAAAAGCAGCGCTCCTCAAAGCGGTTAAGGACTATAAGGTTCAGCTGATTGCAGTGGGCAACGGAACAGGCTCCCACGAGGTGCAGGAAATCGTTTCCGATATTATTAAAACGCATTGTCCCGACGTACTTTTCACCGTGGTGGATGAGGACGGAGCCTCCGTGTATTCCGCAGGAGATGTAGCCCGCGAAGAATTCCCCGATTTGGACTTAACCATCCGCGGCGCTATCTCCATCGGGCGGCGCTTGCAGGATCCCCTTGCGGAGCTGGTCAAAATCGACCCGAAATCTATCGGCGTCGGGCTCTATCAGCATGACTTAAACCAAAAGAAACTTTCGGAAGAGCTTGATACGGTTGTCGGTTCGGTTGTAAACAACGTCGGTGTTAATTTGAACACCGCAAGCGCCTCGCTTTTAAAATACGTGTCAGGCATTACGAGCGGCTTGGCGAAAAAGATTGTCAGTTACCGCGAACAGACCGGTATCTTTACCGACCGGGAGCAGCTCCACAACGTCAGCGGCTTGGGACCGAAAACCTTTGAACAGTGCGCAGGCTTTTTGAAAATACCGGAGAGCGCCAATCCGCTGGATAACTCGTGGGTGCACCCCGAAAACTACCCTGCAGCGGAGGTTATCTATCAGATTGTCCGCAAGAACGAGCCGATAACCAAAGAGGTGCGGATGGAGCTGCAGGAAAAGTACCAGATCGGCGAACAAACGGTCAGCGATATTATCGAGGAACTGAAAAAGCCGAACCGCGACCCTCGTGAAGACTGCCCCAAGCCGATTATGCAGCAGGGCGTCCTCTTGTTTGAAGACCTCAAACTCGGCATGGCGGTAAAAGGGAAGATTAAGAACGTTGTGGATTTCGGCGCCTTTGTCGACCTCGGTATTAAGGAAACCGCCCTGCTGCACATTTCCGAAATGAGCGACAGCTTTGTGTCCGATCCGCTCGAGGCGGTAAAGGTCGGTGATATTGTCGAGTGCCGCATTATTGCGCTTGACGAAGCGCGCCGCCGTATTTCACTCAGCAGAAAAAGCGAAAGCGGAGTGCAGGGTAAGCTGACCGCAAAGCAAAAAGCGGACGTGAAAAAGATTACTATCAAGACCAAGGACGGAAAAACCGTTGCGGTTAAGACAAGCGGCGGCAAACCTGCCGTACAGGGTGAAAAGCATTTAAGTTCCCGCGGAGAGCGGCAGCCTGCAGTCCGTTCGGAAAGGCGCGTCGCGGAATCTCGACCCCGCAAGGATGATGACGGCACCAAGTATAATCCGTTTGCGGCATTCTTTAATAAGAAGTAAGACAAAAAAAATCCCGATAAAAGGTACCTCTTTTATCGGGATTGGTTCATTGAATGCTCGTACCCTTTAGGTATCTAATAGGTACGAATGCAATAGATAACCTTAATGAGCAGCATCTGCAATTTCTTTTTCAGTAGGAGTGGTAACTTTCTGCAGTTCTACCTCTGCATTGCTTGGTATACCTGTAATGCCTACTGGCTTTACTGTCATCTTCTCGCCCTTTAATGTATATGGGCTGACGTTGCTTCCGATAGTTATGTTTTTGTTATCGATAGTGTAAGTCCCCAATTTTACAGCAGTTAAGCCTAGCAGTTTTGTTGCCTGGTATGCATTACCATCGGAATGGAAGCAAAGGTATGTCTCACCGGGTATAGGAATACTTACTCCTGCGGCAGTTATTTTTTCCATCTTCCACACGGAACCTTTTGCCGGCTTACTTCCGCATCCCGTTACCATCATCACTGCACCGAACAGTACAACACACAGAGCCAATGCTGAAACAATCTTTTTCATTGTCCCCTCCTTAAAAGTAATATAGTCACCGGAAATTGCATATACTAATACGCTATGCAGCTTTTGCGATAGAGGCTATACAGCTGTAAAATGCAGATACAATTCACGCAGTAACCTGTCTTCTATGGTATCTCTCCTTCTTCAAAAATCAAGAGCAAAAACATATTTTGTTCCGATTTTGACGGAAAACACGAAAAGCAAGCGAAAAAATTCCCCTTGCTTAAAAGGATAAAACTTTCTATAATAAAACATTCTTATTTTCTTAAAAAATGGTTAGGAGAAAAAAATATGGAAACTCGAAGCCGTTATGCCCCGTCTCCGACAGGATTACAGCACATTGGCGGAGTACGTACTGCGTTATTTAATTATCTTTTTTCCCGCGCAACCGGCGGAAAATTCATCTTACGCATAGAAGATACCGATCAAACCCGCTATGCAGCCGAATACGAAACCAATCTGTACGATACCCTTGACTGGCTTGGAATTGACTGGGATGAAGGCGGCCCCCGCGGAGGCCCTTATGCACCCTATATTCAATCCCAACGCTCCGAAATATACCGCGAGTATGCTGATAAACTGGTTAAAAGCGGTCATGCGTATTACTGCTTTTGCGACGAAGAACGGCTTGAACGCATCAGAAAAATCCAAACCATGAATAAAATGCCCCCGGGATATGACCGGCACTGCCGCAATTTAACGCAGGAAGAAATCGATGCGAATATCGCGGCGGGAAAACCGTACGTTATCCGGCTGAAAGTGCCGCTTGAAGGAACAACGGTATTCCATGATGTTCTCCTCGGTACCATTGAATGGAAAAACGAAGACATCAACCCCGACCCTATCTTGCTGAAAAGCGACGGTTTCCCTACCTATCACTTGGCAAATGTTGTCGACGATCATTTAATGAAGATTACGCACGTCATGCGCGCCCAAGAATGGGTTCCTTCTACTCCGATGCACGTATTGATGTATCAGGCTTTCGGATGGGAACATCCCGATTTTTGCCATTTGCCGATGGTTATGGGAAACGACGGACATAAGCTTTCAAAGCGGCACGGCGCTACCAGCTGTAACGAATTCCGGAACAACGGCTATTTAAAAGAAGCAATCATCAATTATGTTGCGATGCTCGGCTGTTCGTATGAAGAAGGCCGGGATATGTTCTCTTTGCAAGAACTGGGCGAACGGTTTAAGCCGGAACACATCAACAAAGCTCCGGCAATTTTCGACTACAAAAAACTGGAATGGTTCAACGGCCAATATATGCGGCTTAAAACCGATGAAGAGCTTTTTGAACTTACATGGCCGTTCATCGCAAACTCAGGCATGTTCGGCGAACAGGATCCAAAAGCCCGGGAAGCGGCAGGATTGCGCTTTGCCGACCAAACTTTGCTTAAACCTACCGAGGAGCAAAAGTCAACGCTGATGAAGGTAATGCCGCTCATTAAAGAACGGCTGCACTTTTTGACGGAAGCACCGCAGATGGTGCGTTTCCTTTTTGAAGAACCGGCCGTTCCGCCCGTAGAGGAAATTATCCCTAAAAAACTGGATGCGGAAAAAACAAAGGCTGTGTTGGAAAAGGCAAAAACCGTGCTGCCTTCGATTGCACACCTTGACGAACATGCTGCAAGCGAAGTGTTCCGTGCAGAAGCGGAAGCTATGGGTGTTAAGCTGGGCGACTTTATGATGCCGATGCGTATGGCAATTACCGGCAGCCGTGTAAGTCCGCCGCTCGTCGGTTCGATCCAGATATTAGGCATTGACCGCTCTATTGCCCGTATCGAAAAAACTTTGAAAGAACGGTTCGCATAATAACCTACAGCACTTTACATAGCAAAAAGAGGAGCTTACAAAATGGAAGATCACAAAATTTCAATGGAAAAAATTGTCAGTCTGTGTAAAAGGCGCGGCTTTGTATTCCAGTCGTCTGAAATTTACGGAGGCCAGAACGGCGCGTGGGATTACGGCCCGCTCGGAATTGAATTAAAAAACAACATCGCCCGCGCATGGTGGAAGGAAATGACCCAGCTGCACAACTCAATTGTCGGTATCGACGCCGCAATTTTGATGCACCCGCGGGTATGGGAGGCTTCGGGACACGTAGAAAACTTTACCGATCCTCTGGTTGACTGCAAAAAGTGTAAAGCCCGTTTCCGCGCCGATCAAATCGACCCGGAAAAATTGGCAAAAAAAGAGTGTCCCGACTGCGGCGGAGAGCTCACCGATGTACGGAAGTTCAACCTCATGTTCAAAACCCACATCGGGCCGACGGATGATAACAGCAGTCTCATCTACTTACGCCCCGAAACCGCTCAGGGTATCTATGTGAACTATAAAAACGTTGCGCAGTCCAACCGTATGAAGATTCCCTTCGGCATTGCACAGATCGGAAAGGCATTCCGAAACGAAATCGTAACGAAGAATTTTATCTTCCGCACCTGCGAGTTCGAGCAGATGGAAATGCAGTTTTTCGTAAAGCCCGGCACCGATGACGAATGGTTTAACTACTGGCGCGAACAGCGGTGGGCATTTTACAAAAAGCACGGTGTGCGGATGGATAAACTCCGCTGGCATCGGCACGGTCCGGATGAACTGGCTCACTATGCAAAAGATGCCTACGACATCGAATACGAATTCCCGATGGGCTTTAAAGAGCTTGAAGGGGTGCATAACCGCACGAATTTTGACCTTACCCGTCATACCGAATTCTCCGGTAAGGATATGCAGTACATCGATCAGGATAACGGCAACGAGCGGTATATTCCGTATATTATCGAAACCTCTGCCGGCCTAACCCGCAACCTCTTGATGTTCCTCTGCGATGCGTATGAAGAACAAAAGGTCGCCGATAAGGGCAACGACGATGACTGGCGCACCGTACTGCACTTCCATCCGGTTATTGCCCCTATTACCGTAGCGGTGCTCCCGCTGATGAAAAAAGACGGCCTCGCAGAGCTCGCTCAAGACATCCAAGCGGAATTACGCGAAGACTTCCGTACCGACTACGACCAAGCGGGAGCAATCGGCAAGCGGTACCGCC from the Treponema vincentii F0403 genome contains:
- a CDS encoding DEAD/DEAH box helicase; this encodes MDIFNRYAPFIQDYIYRSGWQTLRAVQNAAGDAIFNTDKNVLLTASTASGKTEAAFFPILSLLYEEPSASVGVLYIAPLKALINDQFGRLNELCEEAGIAVTRWHGDAPQSQKRKLLRKPSGILQITPESLEALMITKHSEIPSLFYDLRFIVIDEIHSLLRADRGGQTFCLIERLCRTAGCNPRRVGLSATIGNPQEAGLFLAAGSGRETVIPKCDGGKEVWRLSMEHFFNTEPQADEGKPITVEALTVEAATDTAPKAADPGMGYIFEHTRGRKCLVFTNSREECESVCQHLRQYCEANREPDRFLIHHGNLSASYRESAEEEMKDDDSLISVCATATLELGIDIGKLERAFQIDAPFTVSGFLQRMGRTGRRGNPSEMWFVMREDHPEARALLPEMIPWYLIQGIALVQLYIEERFVEPPRTERLPFSLLYHQTMSTLASCGEMTPGELASRVLPLSAFRRISQDDFRILLRHLIEIDHINRTENGGLIVGLAGERIVNNYKFYAVFQENIEYTVRSGSEELGTIVKPPPAGEKIAIAGRVWVVDEVDHQRREVYCTLVKGNIPAYFGDVAGDIHTRVLERMHRVLTEQKSYPYLMRHAVCRLQEARNTFSKAGMDSRPLIHLGGNMWALFPQLGTYSFIALERFLKLRCGRRLGLKGLSPSRPYYLQFTMQASEQDFYRIITEEAAQDFDPLELVYEREVPVFDKYDEYVPAELVRKGFALGVLDVVTMKHRLMSF
- a CDS encoding helix-hairpin-helix domain-containing protein; this encodes MELTQEFIDGLTVNEVDIMKKVAEELNIRMQQVSAVITLVNEGCTIPFISRYRKEMHGSLDEVQVRDSDKLFRSYVNLETRRLEIVRGVFAAGKLTELLYDNIMKASTLTELEDIWAPFKKKKKTRGMLAVERGLQGLADLMKELEEAELVKRAEAFVKTDCEDETLNVPTVEDALAGAADIIAEETAQDTENRKAVHDFFMATGMFEVKGIGDEEAQKTSVYQMYWDYSEALNQIKPHRVLAINRGEREGVLEVKIDVDVDEAVARVQSRSVQHNKYHSEAIADGVVRLLSPAVLREIRSNLGEDADNHGITIFSENLKHLLMTQPIKGTRVLGVDPGIRTGTKCAALDETGKYLGSFVIYQHKAEEAKAALLKAVKDYKVQLIAVGNGTGSHEVQEIVSDIIKTHCPDVLFTVVDEDGASVYSAGDVAREEFPDLDLTIRGAISIGRRLQDPLAELVKIDPKSIGVGLYQHDLNQKKLSEELDTVVGSVVNNVGVNLNTASASLLKYVSGITSGLAKKIVSYREQTGIFTDREQLHNVSGLGPKTFEQCAGFLKIPESANPLDNSWVHPENYPAAEVIYQIVRKNEPITKEVRMELQEKYQIGEQTVSDIIEELKKPNRDPREDCPKPIMQQGVLLFEDLKLGMAVKGKIKNVVDFGAFVDLGIKETALLHISEMSDSFVSDPLEAVKVGDIVECRIIALDEARRRISLSRKSESGVQGKLTAKQKADVKKITIKTKDGKTVAVKTSGGKPAVQGEKHLSSRGERQPAVRSERRVAESRPRKDDDGTKYNPFAAFFNKK
- the gltX gene encoding glutamate--tRNA ligase, giving the protein METRSRYAPSPTGLQHIGGVRTALFNYLFSRATGGKFILRIEDTDQTRYAAEYETNLYDTLDWLGIDWDEGGPRGGPYAPYIQSQRSEIYREYADKLVKSGHAYYCFCDEERLERIRKIQTMNKMPPGYDRHCRNLTQEEIDANIAAGKPYVIRLKVPLEGTTVFHDVLLGTIEWKNEDINPDPILLKSDGFPTYHLANVVDDHLMKITHVMRAQEWVPSTPMHVLMYQAFGWEHPDFCHLPMVMGNDGHKLSKRHGATSCNEFRNNGYLKEAIINYVAMLGCSYEEGRDMFSLQELGERFKPEHINKAPAIFDYKKLEWFNGQYMRLKTDEELFELTWPFIANSGMFGEQDPKAREAAGLRFADQTLLKPTEEQKSTLMKVMPLIKERLHFLTEAPQMVRFLFEEPAVPPVEEIIPKKLDAEKTKAVLEKAKTVLPSIAHLDEHAASEVFRAEAEAMGVKLGDFMMPMRMAITGSRVSPPLVGSIQILGIDRSIARIEKTLKERFA
- a CDS encoding glycine--tRNA ligase, translating into MEDHKISMEKIVSLCKRRGFVFQSSEIYGGQNGAWDYGPLGIELKNNIARAWWKEMTQLHNSIVGIDAAILMHPRVWEASGHVENFTDPLVDCKKCKARFRADQIDPEKLAKKECPDCGGELTDVRKFNLMFKTHIGPTDDNSSLIYLRPETAQGIYVNYKNVAQSNRMKIPFGIAQIGKAFRNEIVTKNFIFRTCEFEQMEMQFFVKPGTDDEWFNYWREQRWAFYKKHGVRMDKLRWHRHGPDELAHYAKDAYDIEYEFPMGFKELEGVHNRTNFDLTRHTEFSGKDMQYIDQDNGNERYIPYIIETSAGLTRNLLMFLCDAYEEQKVADKGNDDDWRTVLHFHPVIAPITVAVLPLMKKDGLAELAQDIQAELREDFRTDYDQAGAIGKRYRRQDEAGTPFCITVDYDSKEDGTVTLRFRDSMEQVRVPRAELANRIRTEIKNYTRT